The Arthrobacter sp. NicSoilC5 genome has a window encoding:
- a CDS encoding MarR family transcriptional regulator, which produces MDHWPTGRLLSTAARLVEHSWNEKLGAIGLTHAGVIAIEVLAAQGPMTQAQLAQYVRVQAQTMGKTLSRLESHGHIARVRSTSDRRSHVVSLTEQGKEAVAQAVEMERSVLASASIDPELLRQELKAVVRELASQFSTTPSNAGALMDNVAK; this is translated from the coding sequence ATGGATCACTGGCCCACAGGGCGCCTTCTGTCCACTGCTGCGCGACTCGTTGAGCACTCCTGGAACGAAAAACTCGGCGCCATCGGCCTCACCCATGCCGGTGTTATCGCCATCGAGGTCCTTGCCGCGCAAGGGCCCATGACCCAGGCCCAGCTTGCCCAGTACGTCCGCGTACAGGCCCAGACCATGGGCAAGACCCTCAGCCGCCTTGAGTCCCACGGCCACATTGCCCGGGTGCGCAGCACCTCGGACCGTAGGAGCCACGTGGTGTCGCTGACCGAGCAGGGCAAGGAAGCCGTTGCCCAGGCTGTTGAGATGGAGCGCTCGGTCCTGGCATCGGCGTCAATCGACCCTGAGCTGCTCCGCCAGGAACTCAAAGCTGTGGTCCGGGAGCTGGCCAGCCAGTTCTCCACGACGCCCAGCAACGCCGGAGCCCTTATGGACAACGTCGCCAAGTAA
- the bcp gene encoding thioredoxin-dependent thiol peroxidase, protein MAERLVTGDKAPAFTLQDSTGKDVSLAPRPGRSTIVYFYPAASTPGCTKEACDFRDSLASLQAAGYDVLGISPDPVEKLAKFADKESLTFPLLSDADHAVAGAYGAWGEKKNYGKTYEGLIRSTIVVDPDGKVALAQYNVRATGHVAKLRRDLNLDA, encoded by the coding sequence ATGGCTGAAAGACTCGTTACCGGCGACAAGGCACCGGCTTTCACCCTGCAGGATTCCACCGGCAAGGACGTCAGCCTGGCTCCCCGGCCTGGCCGCTCCACCATCGTCTACTTCTACCCGGCCGCCTCCACTCCGGGCTGCACCAAGGAGGCGTGCGACTTCCGGGACAGCCTTGCCTCCCTGCAGGCCGCCGGCTACGACGTCCTGGGGATCTCCCCCGACCCCGTGGAGAAGCTGGCAAAATTCGCGGACAAGGAGTCCTTGACGTTCCCGCTGCTTTCGGATGCCGACCATGCCGTGGCCGGGGCCTACGGCGCCTGGGGCGAAAAGAAGAACTACGGCAAGACGTACGAGGGCCTGATCCGGTCCACCATCGTGGTGGACCCGGACGGCAAGGTGGCACTGGCCCAGTACAACGTCCGGGCCACGGGCCACGTGGCCAAGCTTCGGCGGGACCTGAACCTGGACGCCTGA
- a CDS encoding fasciclin domain-containing protein has product MQTFKRTTFTVAGVAAAALLSLTACGGSGSTSGSSASSAPMSSAPSSSMASPSSSAMASSSAGTMDPAANLVGPGCAAYAKQVPTGAGSVEGMALDPVAVAASNNPILTTLTAAVSGKLNPKVDLVDTLNGGEFTVFAPVDDAFKKIDPATIETLKTDDALLSKILTYHVVPGQITPDKIAGTHATVEGGSVTVTGSGDNLKVDNANVVCGGVKTKNATVYLIDSVLMPK; this is encoded by the coding sequence ATGCAGACCTTCAAGCGCACCACTTTCACCGTCGCAGGCGTTGCAGCAGCTGCTCTGCTCAGCCTCACCGCGTGCGGCGGTTCCGGCAGCACCTCCGGCTCCTCGGCCTCCTCCGCGCCGATGTCATCGGCGCCCAGCTCCAGCATGGCGTCCCCGTCCTCAAGCGCAATGGCCAGCTCCTCGGCGGGCACCATGGACCCGGCAGCAAACCTGGTTGGTCCCGGCTGCGCCGCCTACGCCAAGCAGGTTCCCACCGGTGCGGGTTCCGTGGAGGGCATGGCCCTTGACCCGGTCGCCGTCGCAGCCTCCAACAACCCCATCCTGACCACGCTTACCGCGGCAGTTTCCGGCAAGCTGAACCCCAAGGTTGACCTGGTGGACACGCTCAACGGTGGCGAGTTCACCGTGTTCGCACCGGTGGACGACGCCTTCAAGAAGATCGACCCCGCCACCATCGAAACGCTGAAGACGGACGATGCGCTGCTGAGCAAGATCCTCACCTACCACGTAGTCCCCGGCCAGATCACCCCGGACAAGATCGCCGGCACGCACGCCACGGTTGAGGGCGGCTCCGTCACGGTGACCGGCAGCGGCGACAACCTTAAGGTGGACAACGCCAACGTGGTCTGCGGCGGCGTCAAGACCAAGAACGCGACGGTCTACCTGATCGACTCGGTCCTCATGCCCAAGTAG
- a CDS encoding ABC transporter substrate-binding protein: MPSSTSRRTVIKAGAVLMALGVTSCTGMPSPSPTSGTPSSPPAEPQATFNFGTAAQPLGLDPALSNDVESQRITRQILEGLVGVDQTTGKPTPLLATEWNESNEGRTYTFKLRTGVTFQDGTPFNADAVCANFNRWFAFPAELRKQAPGSSFKGVFKAHSDEPGLSIFKSCTAVAPDTVQIDLTQRFTAFLQALTLPAFAIASPAALASGKADVLDQNRGGQAMSAFATNPVGTGPFTLAAWGTANVTLASNKTYWGDRGQIATINFLAYNHPQTRLQALLDGTIDGYDAVTVGNFDQLVKRGKQIVQRDPFSVMYVGINQDIPILQNQKIRQAVELAIDKETLIRKFFIDNTAKATQFVPPKISGFNNDAPELGHDPAKAKDYLKEGGYAGEELKFYYPLNVTRPYLPTPEKVYAELSRQLTAVGFNIRPVPVDWSDGYLQKVQSAGDHALHILGWNGSYSDADNFVGPLFGEKNGEFGYQDPQVFSKINRARGLPDGKERDELYHTINAQIAATVPAVPIAFPISALALSDRVLSYPASPVLNEVFTKVQLKP; the protein is encoded by the coding sequence GTGCCCAGCAGTACATCGCGGCGGACGGTCATCAAGGCCGGCGCCGTCCTCATGGCGCTGGGCGTGACGTCGTGCACGGGCATGCCGTCCCCCTCCCCCACGTCCGGCACTCCCAGTTCCCCTCCGGCCGAGCCCCAAGCCACCTTCAATTTCGGCACCGCGGCCCAGCCCCTGGGCCTGGACCCGGCCCTGTCCAACGACGTGGAATCCCAGCGCATCACCCGCCAGATCCTCGAAGGCCTGGTGGGCGTGGACCAGACCACCGGCAAACCCACGCCGCTGCTGGCAACCGAATGGAACGAGTCCAACGAGGGCCGGACCTACACTTTCAAGCTCCGCACCGGGGTCACCTTCCAGGACGGCACCCCGTTTAACGCCGACGCCGTCTGCGCCAACTTCAACCGCTGGTTTGCCTTCCCTGCCGAGCTGCGGAAGCAGGCTCCCGGCAGCTCCTTCAAGGGCGTGTTCAAGGCCCACTCCGACGAGCCCGGACTTTCGATTTTCAAGAGCTGTACCGCGGTGGCACCGGACACGGTACAGATCGACCTCACCCAGCGATTCACTGCCTTCCTCCAGGCACTGACCCTCCCGGCCTTCGCGATCGCATCCCCGGCCGCCCTGGCCTCGGGTAAAGCGGACGTCCTGGACCAGAACCGGGGCGGCCAGGCCATGTCGGCCTTCGCCACGAATCCGGTCGGCACCGGGCCCTTCACGCTTGCCGCCTGGGGCACCGCCAACGTCACCCTCGCCAGCAACAAGACCTACTGGGGCGACCGCGGCCAGATCGCCACCATCAACTTCCTGGCCTACAACCACCCCCAGACCCGCCTCCAGGCGCTGCTGGACGGCACGATCGACGGCTACGACGCCGTCACCGTGGGAAACTTCGACCAGTTGGTCAAGCGAGGCAAACAGATCGTGCAGCGCGACCCGTTCTCCGTGATGTATGTGGGCATCAACCAGGACATCCCGATACTCCAGAACCAGAAGATCCGGCAGGCGGTGGAGCTTGCCATCGACAAGGAAACGTTGATCCGGAAGTTCTTTATCGACAACACCGCCAAGGCCACGCAGTTTGTCCCGCCCAAGATCAGCGGCTTCAACAATGACGCGCCGGAACTTGGACACGATCCGGCCAAGGCCAAGGACTACCTCAAAGAGGGCGGCTACGCGGGCGAGGAACTGAAGTTCTACTACCCCTTGAACGTCACCCGGCCGTACCTGCCCACCCCTGAAAAGGTCTATGCCGAGCTCAGCCGCCAGCTCACCGCCGTCGGCTTCAACATCCGGCCCGTGCCGGTTGACTGGTCGGACGGCTACCTGCAGAAGGTCCAGTCGGCCGGCGACCATGCCCTCCACATCCTTGGCTGGAACGGCTCGTACTCCGACGCCGACAACTTCGTGGGCCCCCTCTTCGGGGAGAAGAACGGCGAGTTCGGGTACCAAGATCCCCAGGTCTTTTCAAAGATCAACCGTGCACGGGGGCTCCCTGACGGGAAAGAGCGGGATGAGCTTTATCACACCATCAACGCCCAGATCGCCGCGACGGTACCGGCGGTTCCCATCGCCTTCCCCATCTCCGCACTTGCCCTGTCAGACCGCGTGCTCAGCTACCCGGCTTCACCGGTCTTAAACGAAGTTTTCACGAAGGTCCAGCTAAAGCCTTGA
- a CDS encoding malate:quinone oxidoreductase: protein MTFISKTPHADVVLIGGGIMSATLGAFLKQLEPDWTISLFERLDQPGLESSDPWNNAGTGHAALCELNYSPAAKDGSVSPNKALLINEQFQLSRQFWSHLVDNNLIGSPKGFINTVPHMSFVIGEDHTRFLKTRYEALKPHPLFRSMEYSEDHAQIAKWAPLIVKGRDPQQRIAATRAAEGTDVDFGALTRELTSYLGNNGVEINYGHDVTGISRASDGGWDLTLKHPRSGEHGKIHAKFVFVGAGGGALHLLQASGIPESKGYGGFPVSGQFFRCTDETIAAQHSAKVYGQASVGAPPMSVPHLDTRYVNGKRSLLFGPYAGFSTNFLKNGSYLDLPLSIRPGNIIPMLAVAKDNMDLTAYLVKEVVKRHDQKVEALREYYPEAKGGDWELITAGQRVQIIKKDPQKGGILQFGTEVIAGRDGSIGALLGASPGASTAVPIMIELLQKTFPKNFKGWQSKLKDMMPGYGVKLDENPDLAAELERATAASLQLESVSASH, encoded by the coding sequence GTGACCTTCATTTCCAAGACCCCACACGCCGACGTTGTCCTGATAGGCGGCGGCATCATGAGCGCCACGCTGGGGGCATTCCTCAAGCAGCTGGAGCCGGACTGGACCATTTCCCTGTTTGAGCGGCTGGACCAGCCTGGCCTCGAAAGCTCGGACCCCTGGAACAACGCAGGAACGGGCCACGCCGCCCTTTGCGAACTCAACTACTCGCCCGCAGCCAAAGACGGCTCCGTCAGCCCGAACAAGGCACTGCTCATCAACGAACAGTTCCAGCTCTCCCGCCAGTTCTGGTCCCACCTGGTGGACAACAACCTCATCGGTTCCCCCAAGGGCTTCATCAACACCGTCCCGCACATGAGCTTCGTGATCGGCGAAGACCACACCAGGTTCCTGAAGACCCGGTACGAGGCACTGAAGCCGCACCCCCTGTTCCGGAGCATGGAGTACTCCGAGGACCACGCCCAGATCGCCAAGTGGGCACCGCTGATCGTCAAGGGCCGCGACCCCCAGCAGCGTATTGCCGCCACCCGCGCCGCCGAGGGCACCGATGTGGACTTCGGCGCACTCACCCGCGAGCTGACCAGCTACCTGGGGAACAACGGCGTCGAAATCAACTACGGCCACGATGTCACCGGGATCTCCCGCGCCTCCGACGGCGGCTGGGACCTGACGCTGAAGCACCCCCGGTCAGGGGAACACGGCAAGATCCACGCCAAGTTCGTCTTCGTCGGCGCCGGCGGCGGTGCCCTGCACCTGCTCCAGGCCTCCGGCATCCCGGAAAGCAAGGGCTATGGCGGATTCCCGGTCTCCGGCCAGTTCTTCCGCTGCACGGACGAAACCATCGCCGCCCAGCACAGCGCCAAGGTCTACGGCCAGGCCTCCGTGGGCGCGCCGCCGATGTCCGTTCCGCACCTGGACACCCGCTACGTCAACGGGAAGCGTTCGCTCCTGTTCGGCCCGTACGCAGGCTTCTCCACCAACTTCCTGAAGAACGGCTCCTACCTGGACCTGCCCTTGTCCATCCGCCCCGGCAACATCATTCCGATGCTGGCCGTGGCCAAGGACAACATGGACCTCACGGCCTACCTGGTCAAGGAAGTGGTCAAGCGCCACGACCAGAAGGTCGAGGCGCTGCGCGAGTACTACCCCGAGGCAAAGGGCGGGGACTGGGAACTCATCACCGCCGGCCAGCGTGTACAGATCATCAAGAAAGACCCGCAAAAGGGCGGCATCCTCCAGTTCGGTACTGAAGTGATTGCCGGCCGTGACGGCTCCATCGGTGCGCTCCTGGGCGCTTCGCCGGGGGCGTCGACCGCTGTCCCCATCATGATCGAGCTGCTCCAGAAGACGTTCCCCAAGAACTTCAAGGGCTGGCAGTCCAAGCTCAAGGACATGATGCCCGGCTACGGGGTGAAGCTGGATGAGAATCCTGACCTTGCCGCGGAGCTGGAACGGGCAACGGCCGCGTCCCTCCAGCTGGAGAGTGTTTCCGCCAGCCACTGA
- a CDS encoding efflux RND transporter permease subunit codes for MFRLAHLSLANRALIALITVFASVFGVITMSSLKQELIPSIEFPQITVLTSMPGASPEVVDKQVSGPLEKALNGVEGLESTSSTSRTGVSQITMVFTYGSNLDRARNQIDRAISNAKRTLPSDVQPQAIAGSISDFPIVFLAVSSDKPLSELNADLQRLSVPRLQKIDGVRSADVTGGASQHIEILPRTDAMAAAGAGVTAIRDALSNNGALIPAGTLEDQGKTLSLQIGSPVDSLDAIKALPLSGSKNAATIGSVADVSLKDDERTSITRTNGAETLAVSVTKKPEGDTVAISHAVRDALNELETELGSNAKFTPVFDQAPFIEKSIKDLTTEGLLGLGFAVAVILLFLMSARSTLVTAVSIPLSLLITFIGLSATGYSLNILTLGALTIAIGRVVDDSIVVIENIKRHLSYGEEKSTAILTAIREVAGAITASTLTTVAVFLPIAFVGELAGELFRPFALTVTMALLASLLVSLTIVPVLAYWFLKNPKGGPAGAAAGSPEARRIADEAKARAHDAEQRSRLQRGYLPILRSTQKHPVITLVAAVLVLGATGAMTPLLATNLLGNSGQNSLTVRQVLPAGTSLADTSAAAIRLEGVLRGIDGIKDVQVTSGNAQAGFAALTSTGSSNSTFTVVTDEKANQERLQDTVRSELAKVPDAGKISVGTQQGGFGTSSTVDITLKAATSADLQSASDTMVAAMTGVPGTSEVASNLAASNPVVQVKVDRAKAAAAGLNEEQVAGVLASTISPIPAGTVRIDTNDFPVRIGQGTKFTSIDAVRNIPLPAGGRPVTLGSIAAVEQVDVPVSITASNGERTAKVSITPSGSNLGAVNTEVQKRLTDVQLPPGVTATIGGATTQQAESFRQLGLALLAAIAIVYVIMVATFKSLIQPLILLVSVPFAATGAVALLLLTGVPLGLPSLIGMLMLVGIVVTNAIVLIDLINQYRQPRDGRPGMNVADAITNGARQRLRPILMTALATVFALTPMALGLTGGGGFISQPLAVVVIGGLVSSTALTLILVPVLYRLVEGRREKKALLRDLQARPEPGPGADIDAEFRDWTTGQVPKVSGRRAAPGAG; via the coding sequence ATGTTCCGGTTGGCGCACCTTTCCCTGGCGAACCGGGCCCTGATCGCGCTGATCACCGTCTTCGCCTCGGTCTTCGGCGTGATCACCATGTCGTCGCTGAAGCAGGAACTCATTCCCTCGATTGAGTTCCCGCAGATCACAGTGCTCACCTCCATGCCGGGTGCGTCGCCCGAAGTGGTGGACAAGCAGGTCAGCGGTCCGCTGGAAAAGGCGCTGAACGGCGTGGAGGGGCTGGAATCCACCTCCTCCACGTCGCGGACCGGCGTCTCCCAGATCACCATGGTGTTCACCTACGGATCGAACCTGGACCGGGCCCGGAACCAGATCGACCGGGCCATTTCCAATGCCAAGCGGACGCTGCCCAGCGACGTCCAGCCGCAGGCCATCGCCGGAAGCATCAGCGACTTCCCGATTGTTTTCCTCGCCGTCTCCTCGGACAAGCCACTCAGTGAACTGAACGCGGACCTCCAGCGCCTCAGCGTGCCCAGGCTGCAGAAGATCGACGGCGTCCGCAGCGCCGACGTCACGGGCGGCGCCTCCCAGCACATCGAGATCCTCCCCCGCACCGACGCCATGGCGGCGGCGGGGGCAGGCGTCACGGCCATCCGCGACGCCCTGTCCAACAACGGCGCGCTGATCCCTGCCGGAACACTCGAGGACCAGGGCAAGACCCTCTCGCTGCAGATCGGCAGCCCCGTCGATTCCCTCGATGCCATCAAGGCCCTGCCCCTTTCCGGCTCCAAGAACGCGGCGACCATCGGCTCCGTGGCCGATGTTTCCCTCAAGGACGACGAGCGCACCTCCATCACCCGCACCAACGGCGCCGAGACGCTGGCCGTCTCCGTGACCAAGAAACCCGAGGGTGACACGGTGGCGATCTCCCACGCGGTGCGGGACGCCCTGAATGAACTCGAGACGGAACTGGGTTCGAACGCCAAGTTCACCCCCGTCTTCGACCAGGCGCCGTTCATCGAAAAGTCCATCAAGGACCTCACCACGGAAGGCCTGCTGGGGCTGGGGTTCGCCGTCGCCGTCATCCTGCTCTTCCTGATGTCTGCCCGGTCCACCCTGGTCACGGCGGTCTCCATTCCCCTGTCCCTGCTGATCACGTTCATCGGCCTGTCAGCCACCGGCTACTCACTGAACATCCTGACGCTGGGCGCCCTCACCATCGCGATCGGGCGGGTGGTGGACGACTCGATCGTGGTCATCGAAAACATCAAGCGGCACCTCAGCTACGGCGAGGAAAAGTCGACGGCGATCCTCACCGCCATCAGGGAGGTGGCCGGCGCCATCACCGCCTCCACCCTGACCACGGTGGCGGTGTTCCTGCCCATCGCGTTTGTCGGTGAACTGGCCGGTGAACTGTTCCGGCCGTTCGCCCTGACAGTCACCATGGCCCTGCTGGCGTCGCTGCTGGTATCCCTGACCATCGTTCCGGTGCTGGCCTACTGGTTCCTGAAGAACCCCAAGGGCGGCCCCGCCGGCGCGGCCGCAGGATCCCCCGAGGCGCGGCGCATTGCCGATGAGGCCAAGGCAAGGGCCCACGACGCCGAGCAGCGCAGCCGGCTGCAGCGCGGCTACCTTCCCATCCTCCGGTCCACGCAGAAGCACCCCGTCATCACCCTGGTGGCGGCTGTCCTGGTGCTCGGAGCCACCGGTGCCATGACCCCGCTGCTGGCCACCAACCTCCTGGGAAATTCCGGGCAAAACAGCCTGACTGTGCGCCAGGTACTGCCGGCCGGAACCAGCCTGGCCGACACCAGTGCCGCCGCCATCCGCCTCGAAGGGGTCCTCCGCGGCATCGACGGCATCAAGGATGTCCAGGTCACGTCCGGCAACGCCCAGGCAGGCTTCGCCGCACTGACCTCCACCGGCTCCTCCAACTCGACGTTCACGGTGGTGACCGACGAAAAGGCCAACCAGGAACGGCTCCAGGACACTGTGCGCTCGGAGCTTGCGAAGGTCCCCGATGCCGGAAAGATCTCCGTAGGCACCCAGCAGGGCGGGTTCGGCACCTCGTCCACCGTCGACATCACGCTGAAGGCTGCCACCAGCGCCGACCTGCAGTCGGCCAGCGACACCATGGTGGCCGCCATGACGGGCGTCCCCGGGACCAGCGAGGTGGCCAGCAACCTTGCTGCCAGCAACCCCGTGGTGCAGGTCAAGGTGGACCGGGCCAAAGCCGCGGCCGCCGGCCTGAACGAGGAACAGGTGGCCGGCGTCCTGGCCTCCACCATCAGCCCCATCCCGGCCGGCACGGTCCGGATCGACACCAACGACTTCCCCGTCCGGATCGGCCAGGGCACCAAGTTCACCAGCATCGATGCCGTCCGCAACATCCCGCTTCCGGCGGGCGGCCGGCCGGTGACGCTGGGAAGCATCGCGGCCGTGGAGCAGGTGGACGTCCCCGTCTCCATCACTGCCAGCAACGGTGAGCGCACCGCCAAGGTGTCCATCACGCCGTCGGGCTCCAACCTGGGCGCAGTGAACACCGAAGTCCAAAAGCGCCTGACCGACGTCCAGCTGCCGCCGGGAGTCACCGCCACCATCGGTGGCGCCACCACCCAGCAGGCAGAATCCTTCCGGCAACTGGGCCTGGCCCTGCTGGCAGCCATCGCCATCGTGTACGTGATCATGGTGGCCACCTTCAAGTCACTCATCCAGCCGCTGATCCTGCTGGTCTCGGTTCCGTTCGCGGCCACCGGTGCCGTGGCCCTACTGCTGCTCACGGGCGTGCCGCTGGGCCTGCCGTCGCTCATCGGCATGCTGATGCTCGTGGGCATCGTCGTCACCAACGCCATCGTGCTGATCGACCTGATCAACCAGTACCGGCAGCCACGCGACGGCCGGCCGGGCATGAACGTGGCGGACGCCATCACGAACGGCGCCCGGCAGCGGCTCCGGCCCATCCTCATGACGGCACTTGCCACGGTCTTTGCCCTGACCCCCATGGCCCTGGGCCTCACGGGCGGCGGCGGATTCATTTCCCAGCCGCTGGCGGTGGTGGTCATCGGCGGCCTGGTGTCCTCCACGGCGCTGACCCTGATCCTGGTTCCGGTGCTCTACCGCCTGGTGGAAGGCCGGCGCGAGAAGAAGGCGCTGCTGCGGGACCTGCAGGCCCGCCCGGAACCCGGGCCCGGTGCGGACATCGACGCCGAATTCAGGGATTGGACCACCGGCCAGGTCCCCAAAGTCAGCGGCCGCCGGGCAGCGCCCGGCGCCGGATAA
- a CDS encoding LLM class flavin-dependent oxidoreductase yields MQIGVFSVSDITTDPTTGRTPTEHERIKASVAIAKKVEEIGMDVYAIGEHHNRPFFSSSPTTTLAYIAAQTERIILSTATTLITTNDPVKIAEDFAMLQHLSDGRVDLVLGRGNTAPVYPWFGKNIQDGVELAIENYSLLRKLWDEDTVNWSGKFRTPLQNFTSTPRPLDGVAPFVWHGSIRTPQIAEVAAYFGDGFFANNIFWPKEHYQQLIGLYRERYEHYGHGKADQAIVGLGGQFFMRKNSQDAVKEFRPYFDNAPVYGHGPSLEDFTSQTPLTVGSPQEVIEKTLAFREYFGDYQRQLFLIDHAGLPLKTVLEQLDLFGEEVLPVLRREYAALKPAHVPEPPTHAGRVAALLASQDAGKATPVA; encoded by the coding sequence ATGCAGATCGGTGTATTCAGCGTCAGCGACATCACCACGGACCCCACCACGGGCCGCACCCCCACCGAACACGAGCGCATCAAAGCCTCGGTGGCCATTGCCAAAAAGGTCGAGGAAATCGGCATGGATGTCTACGCCATCGGCGAGCACCACAACCGGCCTTTCTTTTCCTCCTCCCCCACCACCACCCTGGCGTACATCGCAGCCCAGACCGAACGCATCATTCTCTCCACGGCCACCACGCTGATCACCACCAATGACCCGGTGAAGATCGCCGAGGACTTCGCCATGCTTCAGCACTTGTCCGACGGCCGCGTCGACCTGGTCCTGGGCCGCGGCAACACCGCGCCGGTCTACCCGTGGTTCGGCAAGAACATCCAGGACGGCGTGGAACTGGCCATCGAGAACTACAGCCTCCTGCGCAAGCTGTGGGATGAGGACACTGTGAACTGGTCCGGCAAGTTCCGCACCCCGCTGCAGAACTTCACCTCCACCCCGCGCCCGCTCGACGGCGTGGCCCCCTTCGTGTGGCACGGTTCCATCCGCACGCCGCAGATCGCCGAGGTGGCCGCCTACTTTGGTGACGGTTTCTTCGCCAACAACATTTTCTGGCCCAAGGAGCACTACCAGCAGCTGATCGGCCTCTACCGGGAGCGGTACGAGCACTACGGCCACGGCAAGGCGGACCAGGCGATCGTGGGACTCGGCGGCCAGTTCTTCATGCGCAAGAACTCCCAGGATGCGGTGAAGGAATTCCGCCCGTACTTCGACAACGCCCCCGTCTACGGCCACGGCCCGTCCCTGGAGGACTTCACCTCGCAGACACCGCTGACCGTGGGGAGCCCCCAGGAAGTCATCGAAAAGACCCTGGCCTTCCGCGAGTACTTCGGCGACTACCAGCGCCAGCTGTTCCTGATCGACCACGCCGGCCTGCCGCTGAAGACCGTCCTGGAGCAGCTGGACCTCTTCGGTGAGGAAGTGCTGCCGGTCCTGCGCAGGGAGTACGCAGCCCTTAAGCCCGCCCACGTTCCGGAGCCGCCCACCCACGCAGGACGCGTGGCCGCCCTGCTGGCGTCACAGGACGCCGGCAAAGCCACCCCGGTGGCGTAA
- a CDS encoding MarR family transcriptional regulator — MAAGGSESPVRLAAETWESLFRAQVAVMRKLQSGPAFRKLAVNEYDVLFTLSRCPSGWLRLNELNDNVLLSQSSLSRLVERLEKRGLVARMPAPEDGRGVLLKLTDEGRELQKEIGREHVRDISALVGPALTAAEQKELMRLTDKLRNSLGKR; from the coding sequence ATGGCTGCGGGAGGATCGGAATCGCCGGTGCGGCTGGCGGCGGAAACCTGGGAATCGCTGTTCCGGGCGCAGGTGGCTGTCATGCGGAAGCTGCAGTCCGGACCGGCGTTCCGGAAGCTTGCGGTGAACGAATACGACGTCCTGTTCACGCTCTCCCGCTGCCCGTCCGGCTGGCTGCGGCTCAACGAGCTCAACGACAACGTCCTGTTGAGCCAGTCAAGCCTCAGCCGGCTGGTGGAGCGGCTCGAAAAGCGGGGACTGGTGGCCCGGATGCCGGCGCCGGAGGACGGCCGCGGCGTGCTGCTCAAGCTGACGGACGAGGGCCGGGAACTGCAGAAGGAGATCGGCCGCGAGCACGTGCGGGACATCTCGGCCCTGGTGGGCCCCGCACTGACGGCCGCTGAGCAGAAGGAACTCATGCGGCTTACCGACAAGCTGCGGAACTCGCTGGGGAAGCGCTAG
- a CDS encoding transglutaminase family protein translates to MERSVSARLAFKTIANTKVAMAIAVARNSGYSSFDESLSVTAGGAEVPLTEISDHHGGRFHYMEFAEPAEVTVEYSATVTGRAVPEEACLADRIRYVRPSRYAESDRLLPTAYAEFGGVHGADLVHAVREWVNGELRYISGSSRGTDGAVETLLSRRGVCRDFAHLAIALLRSKDIPARLTAVYAPGLNPMDFHAVAEAYVEGAWHVIDPTGLAPRESMLRITAGRDSSDTAFLSTVGGSLVLNQLRVTAVVDGDLPAEDPARLVQLG, encoded by the coding sequence ATGGAACGCTCTGTTTCCGCACGCCTGGCCTTCAAGACAATCGCCAACACCAAGGTGGCCATGGCCATTGCCGTGGCGAGGAACAGCGGCTACTCATCCTTTGACGAATCCCTGTCCGTGACGGCCGGGGGTGCGGAGGTTCCCCTGACGGAAATTTCGGACCACCACGGCGGCCGGTTCCACTACATGGAGTTCGCCGAGCCTGCCGAAGTCACGGTGGAATATTCGGCCACGGTGACCGGCCGCGCCGTGCCCGAGGAGGCGTGCCTGGCCGACCGCATCCGCTACGTGCGTCCCAGCCGGTATGCCGAGTCGGACCGGCTGCTGCCGACCGCCTACGCGGAATTCGGCGGGGTCCACGGGGCCGACCTGGTGCATGCGGTCCGCGAGTGGGTCAATGGCGAACTGCGGTACATCAGCGGCTCCTCCCGTGGCACGGATGGCGCGGTGGAGACGCTCCTGAGCAGGCGCGGGGTCTGCCGGGACTTCGCGCACCTGGCCATTGCCCTGCTGCGGTCCAAGGACATCCCCGCCCGCCTCACGGCTGTTTACGCCCCCGGCTTGAATCCCATGGATTTCCACGCCGTGGCGGAAGCCTATGTGGAGGGTGCCTGGCACGTCATCGACCCCACGGGGCTTGCCCCGCGGGAGTCGATGCTGCGCATCACTGCGGGCCGGGACTCGTCCGACACGGCCTTCCTTTCCACGGTGGGCGGCAGCCTGGTGTTGAACCAGCTGCGCGTGACCGCCGTGGTGGACGGGGACCTGCCGGCAGAGGACCCCGCCCGGCTCGTGCAGCTGGGCTAG